A window of Paenibacillus polygoni contains these coding sequences:
- a CDS encoding Maf family protein, producing the protein MKKQQNHRIILASTSPRRRELIASLRLPFEVVPSHADEDTPGDYTPEQVVEELALRKAKAVYDSYELSLEGAIVVGSDTIVVMDGMILGKPKDEEDAFRMLGMLQNRTHEVYSGVACISGDTGRIIVDHRKTKVKMKAQTDEGIRAYIATKEPFDKAGSYAIQGIGSILVESIEGCYFNVVGLPLSLLSEQLAELGMHVLAIDET; encoded by the coding sequence TTGAAAAAGCAGCAGAACCATCGAATCATTCTAGCCTCAACATCTCCACGTCGACGCGAACTCATTGCTTCTCTTAGATTACCTTTTGAAGTAGTTCCAAGTCATGCAGATGAGGATACACCAGGAGACTATACACCTGAACAAGTCGTTGAAGAATTAGCGCTTCGCAAGGCAAAGGCGGTTTATGATTCCTACGAATTAAGTCTCGAGGGTGCAATAGTCGTTGGGAGCGACACCATTGTCGTAATGGACGGAATGATACTTGGTAAACCGAAGGATGAGGAAGACGCTTTTCGAATGCTAGGTATGCTGCAGAACCGTACTCATGAGGTGTACTCCGGAGTGGCCTGCATATCGGGAGATACAGGGCGGATCATCGTAGACCATCGTAAGACTAAAGTGAAGATGAAAGCGCAGACGGATGAAGGAATACGTGCCTACATTGCAACCAAAGAACCATTTGATAAGGCAGGGTCCTATGCAATTCAAGGCATTGGTTCCATCCTGGTTGAATCGATTGAAGGTTGTTATTTTAACGTTGTAGGTTTGCCATTGTCCTTGCTAAGCGAACAGCTTGCGGAGCTTGGTATGCATGTGCTTGCCATAGATGAAACGTAA
- a CDS encoding DUF4321 domain-containing protein, translating into MEILPQAGFVFVLTRCFPYNNVGVKIWRGKSTMKKNFGMLLLFLLLGWLIGAFISKGLEQFKALSILTNTTTISWSPKANFDIISYNLNIQLKMSLLSLLGMVSAIWLYRKL; encoded by the coding sequence ATGGAAATACTTCCCCAGGCCGGATTTGTATTTGTACTTACGCGTTGCTTCCCGTATAATAATGTAGGTGTCAAAATATGGCGAGGGAAGAGTACAATGAAAAAAAATTTCGGCATGTTGTTACTGTTTCTGCTCTTGGGTTGGTTAATAGGAGCCTTCATATCCAAGGGTCTAGAGCAATTCAAGGCTCTTTCTATTCTAACGAATACGACGACAATCAGTTGGTCGCCCAAAGCAAATTTCGACATTATTAGTTATAACCTAAACATTCAATTGAAAATGAGCCTGCTTAGTCTGCTGGGTATGGTATCAGCAATTTGGCTCTATCGCAAATTGTAA
- a CDS encoding SPOR domain-containing protein, whose amino-acid sequence MNKARMTFRFGEESQKTAHQLSNHIVEKKETPRTNQKIALETDTTPISLDPGSVPPLETHHQLDEGNDRTGYRGEQHHLRYHSEEQKQDKEDTYYGNPIYDDWGEPFGPYVGSSMIEKSTLPESSSVRENNRDPYDDLPTPHYPEVTAKSYAVHHRKSPGGWKVFGSVTAAIMTGVLFGFVAMSLLDSGTDATSQTVKGPAGTELVSSAENTQTQSLGTDTLNLASTAVSIPAATYFMLQYGVFSTTEGASQAKHELTKAGIAAGSDPLDESRVYAGVSSNREEAKLVSNQLKTEGVELYVREISLPAVSDVVFIGNADEVSPFFENSRILTDMLASLSITHIGEQVQTAVPKDKLSEISDLHHRFTSSVGTIHAGLSENGKQIERKMESSMSTAISALSEYNKNPNKEHMWKVQSAVMDYILQEKQLLEVMKQT is encoded by the coding sequence GTGAATAAGGCGAGAATGACATTTCGTTTTGGAGAGGAGTCTCAGAAGACTGCTCATCAGCTTTCCAATCACATAGTAGAAAAAAAAGAGACTCCTCGTACGAATCAGAAGATCGCTTTGGAAACTGATACTACTCCCATCTCGCTGGACCCAGGGAGCGTCCCTCCACTTGAAACTCATCATCAGTTAGATGAGGGAAATGATCGGACTGGTTACCGTGGTGAACAGCATCATTTAAGGTATCATTCCGAAGAGCAGAAACAGGATAAAGAAGATACCTATTATGGAAATCCCATATACGATGATTGGGGGGAACCTTTTGGTCCCTATGTCGGTTCTTCCATGATCGAGAAAAGCACGCTTCCCGAGAGTTCTTCTGTCAGGGAAAATAATCGAGATCCTTATGATGACCTGCCTACGCCGCACTACCCGGAGGTAACCGCCAAATCATATGCTGTTCATCACCGGAAGTCCCCAGGAGGTTGGAAAGTATTTGGTTCGGTAACAGCTGCGATTATGACGGGCGTTCTGTTCGGATTTGTTGCCATGTCTCTGCTGGACTCGGGAACAGATGCAACCTCTCAGACCGTAAAGGGACCTGCCGGAACAGAGCTTGTCTCTTCTGCTGAAAATACACAGACGCAATCACTAGGAACGGACACTTTGAACCTTGCCAGCACCGCTGTATCCATACCTGCAGCGACCTATTTTATGCTTCAATATGGCGTGTTCAGTACAACAGAAGGTGCGAGTCAGGCAAAACATGAACTAACTAAGGCAGGGATTGCAGCGGGAAGTGACCCGCTAGATGAATCAAGAGTGTATGCAGGAGTATCTTCCAACCGGGAAGAAGCAAAACTAGTAAGCAATCAGCTGAAGACAGAGGGAGTAGAGCTGTACGTAAGAGAGATTTCTTTGCCTGCGGTTTCAGATGTTGTATTCATAGGGAATGCAGATGAAGTCAGTCCTTTTTTTGAAAATAGCAGGATACTCACAGACATGCTTGCTTCCTTATCGATAACTCATATTGGCGAGCAAGTTCAAACCGCTGTACCAAAGGACAAATTAAGCGAGATCTCCGATTTACATCACCGATTTACGAGCAGTGTTGGAACAATTCATGCAGGACTCTCTGAGAACGGAAAGCAGATAGAGAGGAAGATGGAATCCTCCATGAGCACTGCCATCAGTGCATTATCTGAATATAATAAAAACCCTAATAAAGAGCATATGTGGAAGGTGCAGTCTGCTGTAATGGATTATATCCTGCAGGAAAAACAGCTGCTAGAGGTAATGAAACAAACATAA
- the murC gene encoding UDP-N-acetylmuramate--L-alanine ligase, giving the protein MNTTEHVHFIGIGGYGMSAIARVMLEMGYKVTGSDVASQELTEKLAAKGAKVYIGHTAEQVHGADLVVYSTAATADNVERVEAEQLKIPVLHRAQMLARLLNERKGVAVAGAHGKTTTSSMIALVMEECETDPTYIIGGEIMNLGTNAKAGKGDCVVAEADESDGSFLHYHPWIGIVTNLEADHLENYNNDFNELKNAYVKFLNQVKPEGCAIVCADDENIQSIMPQLKSNIITYAIDAEADYTATDLTLGDRHISFTMNHRGAPLGKVELSVPGKHNVSNAMATIITCLEAGIPFESIVKAIVKFSGAKRRFQVLGEARDILIIDDYAHHPTEIEATISAAKATGKRIIAVFQPQRYTRTFFLLDAFSRAFAEADEVIITDIFSPAGEKQIEGVHSSKLVELIKQNSNPNAIYFPTKEDVVKDLENRLNPGDLVLTMGAGDIWKAGYELAKGLK; this is encoded by the coding sequence TTGAATACTACGGAACATGTACATTTTATCGGTATCGGCGGCTATGGGATGAGCGCCATTGCAAGAGTTATGTTAGAAATGGGTTATAAGGTAACTGGTTCGGATGTGGCATCCCAGGAGCTAACTGAAAAGCTCGCCGCAAAAGGAGCAAAAGTATATATCGGCCATACGGCAGAACAGGTACACGGTGCAGATCTAGTTGTTTATTCAACGGCTGCAACTGCGGACAATGTGGAACGAGTGGAAGCGGAACAATTAAAAATTCCGGTTCTTCACCGTGCACAAATGTTGGCGCGTTTACTTAACGAGCGTAAGGGAGTTGCCGTTGCGGGAGCACACGGTAAGACAACAACTTCCTCGATGATCGCGCTTGTTATGGAAGAATGTGAAACAGATCCTACTTACATCATCGGCGGGGAGATCATGAATCTCGGAACGAATGCTAAGGCAGGAAAAGGCGATTGTGTCGTTGCTGAAGCGGACGAGAGCGATGGTTCATTCTTGCATTATCATCCTTGGATTGGGATTGTAACGAATCTGGAAGCCGATCATCTTGAAAATTACAATAATGATTTTAATGAGCTGAAAAATGCGTATGTGAAGTTTTTAAATCAGGTGAAACCTGAAGGCTGTGCGATTGTTTGTGCAGATGATGAGAACATTCAAAGTATTATGCCTCAGCTCAAATCTAACATTATTACGTATGCAATTGATGCAGAAGCAGATTATACAGCAACCGATCTTACGTTAGGTGATCGTCATATTTCATTTACGATGAATCATCGCGGAGCTCCGCTTGGTAAAGTAGAACTTTCTGTACCTGGTAAACATAATGTAAGCAATGCGATGGCAACGATCATTACTTGTCTAGAAGCAGGTATACCTTTTGAATCCATCGTGAAAGCGATCGTGAAGTTTAGCGGGGCAAAACGCAGATTCCAGGTGCTTGGCGAAGCACGCGATATTCTGATTATTGATGATTATGCTCATCATCCTACAGAGATTGAAGCTACAATCAGCGCGGCAAAAGCAACAGGAAAACGGATTATTGCTGTATTCCAGCCGCAGCGTTATACTCGTACCTTCTTCTTGCTAGATGCTTTCAGTCGTGCTTTTGCTGAAGCAGATGAAGTCATTATTACAGACATTTTCTCTCCTGCCGGGGAGAAGCAAATTGAAGGGGTTCATTCCTCTAAGCTAGTTGAGCTTATTAAGCAAAATAGTAATCCAAATGCAATCTACTTCCCAACAAAAGAGGATGTAGTTAAAGATTTGGAAAACCGATTAAACCCAGGTGACCTCGTGCTGACTATGGGCGCAGGCGATATTTGGAAAGCTGGCTATGAGCTGGCTAAAGGTTTGAAATAG
- a CDS encoding bifunctional folylpolyglutamate synthase/dihydrofolate synthase, translating into MSENTGAACAAPLQTYNDAVAWINNLIPFGIRPGLSRIELLLSKLGDPHKHLKFIHVAGTNGKGSTCAFLTSTLRQGGYDVGTFTSPYITKFTNRFQYNEEDIPEDTLLKLANKLKPFVEEVAATEFGSPTMFEVATALAILYYAEVCYPDVVVWETGLGGRLDVTNVVTPVISVITNIGFDHTDILGDTIEQITSEKAGIIKPGVPVVTTVEQPEAIRIIRETCAQKKSTLYVAGEQFTYEQLEVNKNGQRFHYNGPFRELDVELTMQGKHQSANAACALMTLEVLRQYMAFYMEEEDLKKGFQRTFWAGRFEKVSDHPLLILDGAHNPEGAETLARTIKDLYADRKLILMMGMLENKHHKSYLEHILPLVDTLILTEPDFRRKMDAAQLKNMVEELRPSFAKPNLDIIVEPSWKNALSLLKLRTEADDLGIVSGTLYLIADVRASLLHQTDSEKGW; encoded by the coding sequence ATGTCTGAAAATACTGGAGCTGCTTGTGCAGCTCCTTTACAAACCTACAATGATGCAGTAGCTTGGATTAACAATCTTATTCCTTTTGGAATAAGACCGGGACTATCCCGCATTGAATTGTTATTATCAAAGCTGGGCGACCCGCATAAACATCTGAAATTCATTCATGTCGCGGGAACGAACGGAAAAGGATCCACTTGTGCCTTTCTAACTTCTACCCTTAGACAGGGCGGGTATGATGTAGGGACATTTACTTCTCCGTATATCACCAAGTTTACAAACCGATTTCAGTATAATGAAGAAGACATCCCGGAAGATACATTGCTTAAGCTGGCTAACAAACTGAAGCCTTTTGTGGAAGAAGTAGCTGCTACAGAATTTGGATCTCCAACGATGTTTGAGGTTGCGACAGCGCTCGCAATTCTGTATTATGCGGAGGTATGCTATCCCGATGTGGTAGTATGGGAGACTGGGCTTGGGGGAAGGCTTGATGTAACAAATGTCGTGACTCCTGTCATTTCGGTGATTACGAATATTGGTTTTGACCATACCGATATTCTTGGAGATACGATTGAACAAATTACATCTGAAAAGGCAGGGATTATTAAACCCGGCGTCCCTGTTGTTACTACGGTTGAACAGCCGGAAGCAATTCGGATCATTCGTGAAACTTGTGCTCAGAAAAAATCAACCCTGTATGTTGCAGGTGAACAGTTTACTTATGAGCAACTTGAGGTTAATAAGAATGGTCAAAGATTCCATTATAATGGACCGTTTCGTGAACTTGATGTGGAGCTGACTATGCAGGGCAAGCACCAAAGTGCTAATGCTGCATGTGCTCTAATGACACTTGAAGTGCTGCGCCAGTACATGGCGTTCTATATGGAAGAGGAAGATTTGAAAAAAGGATTTCAAAGGACATTTTGGGCCGGACGTTTTGAGAAAGTGTCCGATCATCCACTTCTTATTTTGGATGGGGCACACAATCCGGAAGGTGCAGAAACACTTGCCAGAACGATCAAGGATTTGTATGCAGATCGGAAATTAATTTTAATGATGGGCATGCTTGAGAATAAGCATCACAAATCATATTTAGAGCATATACTGCCACTAGTGGATACGCTTATCCTGACTGAGCCTGATTTCCGACGTAAAATGGATGCGGCACAGTTAAAAAATATGGTAGAAGAGCTTCGTCCATCCTTTGCCAAACCAAACCTTGACATCATTGTAGAACCTTCATGGAAAAATGCACTGAGCTTACTTAAGTTACGGACGGAAGCGGACGATCTGGGGATTGTGTCCGGCACATTGTATTTAATTGCAGATGTTCGGGCCAGTCTTTTGCATCAAACCGATTCTGAAAAAGGTTGGTGA